A genome region from Carya illinoinensis cultivar Pawnee chromosome 2, C.illinoinensisPawnee_v1, whole genome shotgun sequence includes the following:
- the LOC122301282 gene encoding glycerol-3-phosphate dehydrogenase SDP6, mitochondrial, with the protein MATAVRLSRRLGAAAIAATAGGAVLLYQPTLAANDRGGGPQLAAIRQKISDPNAVVPSRTVQESALIGASSANPLDVLVIGGGATGCGVALDAVTRGLRVGLVEREDFSSGTSSRSTKLIHGGVRYLEKAVFNLDYGQLKLVFHALEERKQVIGNAPHLCHALPCMTPCFDWFEVVYYWMGLKMYDLVAGPRLLHLSRYYSAQESSELFPTLARKGKDRNLKGTVVYYDGQMNDSRLNVGLACTAALAGAAVLNHAEVVSFLKDEVGERIIGARIRDNLSGKEFNSYAKVIVNAAGPFCDSVRKMANKDARSMISPSSGVHIVLPDYYSPEGMGLIVPKTKDGRVVFMLPWLGRTVAGTTDSNTPITLLPEPHEDEIQFILDAISDYLNVKVRRMDVLSAWSGIRPLAMDPSAKNTESISRDHVVCEDYPGLVTITGGKWTTYRSMAEDAVNAAIKSGKLSPASNCLTHNLQLVGGDGWDPASFTALAQQYVRMKKTHSGKVVPGVMDTAAAKHLSRAYGTFADHVAAIAQNENLGKRLAHGYPFLEAEVAYCARNEYCESAVDFIARRSRLAFLDTDAAGRALPRIIEILATEHKWDKSRRKQEFQKATEFLGTFKSAKNAQFRDGKHI; encoded by the exons ATGGCCACCGCCGTTCGCCTGAGCCGCCGCCTTGGTGCCGCGGCAATTGCCGCCACAGCCGGAGGGGCAGTCCTTCTCTACCAGCCCACGTTAGCCGCCAACGACCGCGGTGGTGGCCCCCAGCTCGCGGCTATTAGGCAGAAGATCAGCGACCCGAACGCCGTCGTTCCATCCAGAACGGTCCAGGAGTCGGCTCTAATCGGGGCCAGCTCGGCTAACCCACTCGACGTCCTCGTGATCGGCGGCGGGGCCACAGGATGCGGCGTCGCCCTCGACGCGGTCACCAGGGGCCTCCGAGTCGGGCTGGTCGAGCGAGAGGATTTCTCTTCTGGCACGTCCTCGAGGTCCACAAAGCTCATTCATGGAG GAGTTCGTTACTTGGAGAAAGCTGTCTTTAATCTTGACTATGGGCAATTGAAGCTGGTATTCCATGCGCTTGAGGAACGTAAACAGGTTATTGGGAATGCACCACACCTATGCCATGCTTTACCATGCATGACACCGTGTTTTGACTGGTTTGAGGTAGTATACTACTGGATGGGCTTGAAAATGTACGATTTGGTCGCAGGACCACGCCTATTGCATTTGTCCAGATATTATTCTGCACAAGAGTCCAGTGAGCTCTTCCCCACACTTGCCAGGAAGGGTAAAGATAGAAACCTAAAGGGAACGGTGGTTTATTATGACGGCCAGATGAATGACTCACGACTTAATGTTGGATTGGCATGCACTGCGGCATTAGCTGGTGCAGCGGTGCTTAACCATGCAGAAGTAGTAtcatttttgaaagatgaagtTGGCGAGCGCATAATTGGTGCACGGATTCGAGACAATTTATCAG GCAAAGAGTTCAATTCGTATGCAAAAGTAATTGTCAATGCGGCTGGGCCATTTTGTGATTCTGTGAGGAAAATGGCCAATAAAGATGCACGATCTATGATCAGTCCTAGCAGTGGCGTGCATATTGTTCTTCCTGATTACTATTCACCTGAAGGAATGGGTTTGATTGTTCCTAAAACTAAGGATGGACGTGTTGTCTTCATGCTGCCATGGTTGGGACGAACAGTTGCTGGAACTACAGATTCCAACACTCCCATCACTTTGCTTCCAGAACCACATGAAGATGAAATTCAATTTATATTGGACGCCATCAGTGATTATCTTAATGTTAAG GTAAGGCGAATGGATGTTCTTTCAGCATGGAGTGGTATACGCCCATTGGCAATGGATCCATCTGCCAAAAACACAGAGAGTATCTCCAGGGATCACGTTGTCTGCGAAGATTATCCTGGTTTGGTCACAATTACGGGTGGGAAGTGGACTACATACCGTAG CATGGCAGAAGATGCAGTCAATGCAGCCATAAAGTCTGGAAAGCTGAGCCCAGCCAGTAATTGTTTAACTCACAACCTGCAGCTTGTTGGTGGAGATGGATGGGATCCTGCATCATTTACAGCTCTTGCACAACAGTATGTACGCATGAAGAAGACTCACAGTGGAAAAGTCGTTCCTGGTGTAATGGACACTGCAGCAGCAAAGCATTTGTCTCGTGCATATGGAACTTTTGCTGACCATGTGGCTGCCATAGCTCAG AATGAAAACCTGGGGAAGAGGCTTGCCCATGGATATCCTTTTCTTGAGGCTGAGGTTGCATACTGTGCTCGGAATGAATACTGTGAATCTGCTGTCGATTTCATTGCTAGGAGATCCCGGCTTGCTTTCCTTGACACCGATGCAGCAGGTCGGGCATTGCCGCGCATAATTGAGATATTGGCTACCGAGCACAAGTGGGACAAGTCAAGGCGGAAGCAAGAGTTTCAGAAGGCTACAGAATTTTTGGGTACTTTCAAGTCAGCGAAGAATGCTCAATTCCGTGATGGAAAACACATATA G